A region of uncultured Carboxylicivirga sp. DNA encodes the following proteins:
- a CDS encoding NAD(P)H-dependent oxidoreductase, translating into MKHLIIYAHPSKKSFSFQLKDALKAESEKRGWSTTVRDLYEMKFDPVLWPSDLEKLKKGETEENILTEQELVKEANIISVVYPLWWAGFPAILKGYIDKIFSYGFAYKAGKNGIEGLLTNKKVYLYTSMGNTVEEYEEKGLIEAFRKIQGGEIFEFCGMEVKHQEFFPQIPSASTEEIEKHLKVALSVFEPTKQIITN; encoded by the coding sequence ATGAAACACTTAATAATATATGCTCATCCATCAAAGAAAAGTTTTAGTTTTCAATTAAAGGATGCATTAAAAGCTGAGAGTGAAAAGAGAGGATGGTCAACAACTGTTAGAGATTTGTATGAAATGAAATTTGATCCGGTACTTTGGCCTTCTGATCTTGAAAAATTAAAAAAAGGAGAAACGGAAGAAAATATTCTTACAGAACAAGAACTGGTTAAAGAAGCAAATATCATCAGCGTGGTTTATCCACTTTGGTGGGCCGGTTTTCCAGCCATATTAAAGGGTTATATCGATAAAATTTTCTCCTACGGCTTTGCTTACAAAGCTGGAAAAAATGGGATAGAAGGCTTGCTAACCAATAAAAAAGTGTATTTGTATACTTCAATGGGTAATACCGTAGAAGAATATGAAGAAAAAGGTTTAATTGAAGCTTTTAGAAAAATTCAGGGAGGTGAAATTTTTGAATTTTGTGGGATGGAAGTAAAACATCAGGAGTTTTTTCCTCAAATACCATCGGCATCAACGGAAGAAATTGAAAAACATTTAAAAGTTGCCCTTTCAGTTTTCGAACCAACTAAACAAATTATAACTAACTGA